One genomic window of Devosia salina includes the following:
- a CDS encoding Na+/H+ antiporter subunit E, with protein MNTAFLVVILALIWAGISGNFTGLNLVFGGLIGGVAVLVLREALASPRTLRRVRRVVSLTLLFVYELMVSAVRVAIVVVRPDISKAVRPAIIAFPLTVKSDAEITLLANMITLTPGTLSVDVSADKSVLYVHALHMDDRKAMIADIASGFEKKVSEVFE; from the coding sequence ATGAACACGGCTTTCCTCGTCGTCATACTGGCGCTGATCTGGGCCGGCATTTCCGGCAATTTTACCGGGCTCAACCTGGTGTTCGGCGGGCTGATCGGCGGTGTTGCCGTTCTCGTCCTGCGCGAGGCCCTGGCGAGCCCGAGGACCCTGCGGCGGGTGCGGCGCGTTGTGTCGCTGACCCTGCTGTTCGTTTACGAACTGATGGTCAGCGCGGTGCGTGTGGCGATCGTGGTGGTGCGCCCCGACATATCCAAAGCCGTGCGGCCGGCGATCATCGCCTTCCCTCTCACGGTGAAATCCGACGCCGAGATCACGCTCCTGGCCAATATGATCACCCTGACGCCGGGCACGCTGAGCGTCGATGTCTCGGCTGACAAGTCCGTGCTCTATGTTCACGCTCTCCACATGGACGATCGAAAAGCAATGATTGCCGACATCGCCAGTGGATTCGAGAAGAAGGTCAGTGAGGTGTTCGAATGA
- a CDS encoding cation:proton antiporter translates to MTAAIFIEWATLISLVLLGLALLVSLVRIVIGPTLSDRVLALDLLTVVAMGFVGAIAVRTGLWLYLDIAIALALLGFLATVALARYVLLRGSRNDIVTEER, encoded by the coding sequence ATGACGGCCGCGATCTTCATTGAATGGGCGACATTGATCTCGCTCGTGCTGCTGGGCTTGGCCCTGCTCGTCTCGCTGGTGCGGATCGTCATCGGCCCGACCTTGTCCGACCGCGTGCTCGCCCTGGACCTGCTGACGGTGGTGGCCATGGGCTTTGTCGGTGCGATCGCCGTGCGAACGGGCCTGTGGCTCTATCTCGATATCGCCATCGCCCTGGCGCTGCTGGGGTTCCTGGCAACCGTTGCCCTGGCCCGGTACGTTCTGCTGCGGGGCTCGCGCAACGACATCGTGACTGAGGAGCGCTGA
- a CDS encoding helix-turn-helix domain-containing protein codes for MHAERQAASRAQFPSPIFREHTAVERVVSLVSEHCEVPVTLILSTARGRLGIARSRQLAMYLAHVMLGESLSAVGAAFGRDRTTVSYACGLIEDMRDDPAFDAEVSVLEQQVQGEAH; via the coding sequence ATGCACGCTGAACGACAGGCCGCCAGCCGGGCCCAATTTCCGTCTCCAATCTTCCGCGAACACACGGCGGTCGAACGCGTCGTGAGCCTGGTGTCCGAGCATTGCGAGGTGCCGGTCACCCTGATTTTGAGCACAGCTCGTGGCCGGCTCGGCATCGCCCGGTCGCGCCAACTGGCGATGTACCTGGCCCATGTCATGCTGGGGGAAAGCCTCTCGGCCGTTGGTGCTGCTTTTGGGCGAGATAGGACAACAGTCTCTTATGCCTGCGGGCTGATCGAAGACATGCGCGACGATCCGGCCTTCGATGCCGAGGTTTCGGTCCTCGAACAGCAGGTTCAGGGCGAGGCGCATTGA
- a CDS encoding Na+/H+ antiporter subunit C, translated as MDYVLAALVGLFITIGTYLLLSRSVIRMLIGMTIFGNGVNLLIFTAGRVTQAIAPIVPDGLDAPDGPIANPLPQALILTAIVIGFSMFAFLLVLAFRAYQSLDADNTDTMRLAEPERSPSPPLSY; from the coding sequence ATGGATTATGTGCTGGCGGCCCTGGTGGGCCTGTTCATCACCATCGGCACCTATCTGCTGCTGTCGCGATCGGTGATCCGCATGCTGATCGGCATGACGATCTTCGGCAATGGGGTGAATTTGTTGATCTTCACGGCCGGCCGGGTCACCCAGGCCATCGCGCCCATCGTCCCCGACGGGCTCGATGCGCCCGACGGGCCGATCGCCAATCCCTTGCCGCAGGCGTTGATCCTGACGGCGATCGTCATTGGCTTTTCCATGTTTGCCTTCCTGCTCGTGCTGGCCTTTCGCGCCTATCAGAGCCTGGATGCCGACAATACCGATACCATGCGCCTGGCCGAGCCCGAACGCTCGCCAAGCCCGCCACTGAGTTACTGA
- a CDS encoding MucR family transcriptional regulator — protein MNDDTGAFATVEADLIELSTEIVSAYVSHNAVSPGDLPKLIAEVHGALRALQANETPAPVEELKPAVPVRKSVANDYIICLEDGKKFKSLKRHLRTHYNLSPEEYREKWGLPADYPMVAPSYSATRSKLAKDNGLGRKTD, from the coding sequence ATGAACGACGATACCGGCGCGTTCGCAACTGTTGAGGCCGATCTGATCGAACTCAGCACGGAGATCGTATCCGCCTATGTCAGTCACAATGCCGTCAGCCCGGGCGACCTGCCCAAGTTGATCGCCGAAGTGCACGGCGCGCTGCGCGCCCTCCAGGCCAATGAGACACCGGCTCCGGTCGAGGAACTCAAGCCGGCCGTCCCGGTCCGCAAGTCCGTGGCCAACGACTACATCATCTGTCTGGAAGACGGAAAGAAGTTCAAGTCGCTCAAGCGCCACCTGCGGACCCATTACAACCTTTCGCCCGAGGAATATCGCGAGAAGTGGGGCCTTCCGGCCGACTATCCGATGGTTGCCCCGAGCTATTCGGCGACCCGCTCCAAGCTCGCCAAGGACAATGGCCTCGGTCGCAAGACCGACTGA
- a CDS encoding DUF6456 domain-containing protein: MPLPDAVLRLGSGGRDHDFLSPHHLEAAGRLMRLFDRASLRQRVTMSYDPGRVGRNGPPMQGDLADSAADARKRLAILARRLPADCWGVLTDVCLYDRGLQDIEQTRNWPRRSAKLVLRIGLEQAATALGLGEEAIGPDRGPTRNWLPERVPMF; this comes from the coding sequence TTGCCTCTGCCGGATGCCGTGCTCCGTCTCGGCAGTGGCGGGCGGGACCACGACTTCCTGTCGCCCCACCATCTGGAAGCTGCTGGCCGGCTGATGCGACTGTTCGACCGGGCCAGCCTGCGCCAGCGGGTGACCATGTCATACGACCCCGGGCGGGTGGGCCGGAACGGGCCGCCCATGCAGGGTGACCTGGCGGACAGCGCCGCCGACGCGCGCAAACGGCTCGCCATCCTGGCACGCCGGCTGCCGGCGGATTGCTGGGGCGTGCTGACCGATGTCTGCCTTTACGACCGGGGCCTGCAGGATATCGAGCAGACGCGCAACTGGCCGCGCCGCAGCGCAAAGCTCGTCCTGCGCATCGGGCTGGAGCAGGCGGCGACCGCACTGGGCCTGGGCGAGGAGGCCATCGGACCGGACCGGGGGCCGACGCGGAACTGGTTGCCCGAGCGCGTGCCGATGTTCTGA
- a CDS encoding SufE family protein: MTQPQAFQDIAENLSFLDDWEDRYRYLIELGQALPKLDEAERNPANKVNGCVSQVWLVAEPQAVDGAPGLRFRGESDAMIVQGLVAVLLALYSDRPARDISETDAIALFDELGLREHLTTQRSNGLVAMVNRIRNEARAALA, encoded by the coding sequence ATGACACAGCCGCAGGCCTTTCAGGACATCGCCGAGAACCTCTCTTTCCTTGATGACTGGGAGGACCGCTACCGCTATCTGATCGAACTGGGCCAGGCTTTGCCCAAGCTCGACGAGGCCGAGCGCAATCCGGCAAACAAGGTCAATGGGTGCGTATCCCAGGTCTGGCTGGTCGCCGAACCCCAGGCGGTCGATGGTGCGCCGGGGCTGCGCTTCCGCGGCGAAAGCGACGCCATGATCGTGCAGGGGCTGGTGGCTGTCCTGCTGGCGCTCTACTCCGACCGCCCGGCCCGCGATATTTCCGAGACCGATGCGATCGCCCTGTTCGATGAACTGGGCCTGCGCGAACATCTGACGACGCAGCGCTCGAACGGGCTGGTGGCCATGGTCAACCGCATTCGCAACGAAGCGCGTGCCGCGCTCGCCTAG
- a CDS encoding acyltransferase family protein: MSSKITGIQSLRACAAILVLASHALLYPLAEQSLAYGRLGWLGVILFFVVSGFIMVAVTGQGRFEAGSFIRRRVLRVVPLYWAFTFMAALLALVLPDIFKTTVFDGQQLLLSLAFIPFYNPASHGLHPLYKLGWTLNYEMFFYVSFALLAVLNGRQRVLVLTVAYSLLSLVGLILHPESAIPAFYTSYMPLAFVAGAWLGLAHVEGRLVRMPRAMIAPLVAIGLAGLVEGFWVDRGIMEDETAFLGFLAFACAAIALFVGLEDRLPRFRLLELLGDASYSIYLVHIFAVAAVAGVLLKLLEPENGLVVGGAIALAIAGGLVLGWMVYTVVEKPLLVRLRRFA; this comes from the coding sequence ATGTCAAGCAAGATCACCGGTATTCAGTCCCTCAGAGCCTGTGCCGCCATTCTGGTCCTGGCTTCGCACGCATTGCTCTATCCATTGGCCGAACAATCGCTTGCCTATGGTCGGCTGGGATGGCTTGGCGTGATCCTGTTTTTCGTGGTCTCCGGTTTCATCATGGTCGCTGTGACGGGACAGGGGCGGTTCGAGGCCGGCAGCTTCATCCGGCGCCGGGTTCTGCGGGTGGTTCCGCTCTATTGGGCTTTTACCTTCATGGCGGCATTGCTGGCCCTGGTCCTGCCCGACATCTTCAAGACCACGGTCTTTGACGGCCAGCAATTGCTGCTCTCGCTGGCCTTTATCCCATTCTACAATCCCGCCAGCCACGGCCTGCATCCGCTCTACAAGCTTGGATGGACGCTCAACTACGAGATGTTCTTCTATGTCAGCTTCGCGCTGCTGGCGGTGCTGAACGGGCGGCAGCGCGTTCTCGTGCTGACGGTAGCCTATTCCCTTTTGAGCCTGGTCGGACTGATCCTCCACCCGGAAAGCGCCATTCCCGCTTTCTATACCAGCTACATGCCCCTGGCCTTCGTGGCTGGCGCCTGGCTGGGGCTGGCCCATGTCGAGGGGCGCCTCGTCCGCATGCCAAGGGCGATGATTGCCCCGCTGGTGGCCATCGGCCTCGCTGGCCTCGTCGAAGGCTTCTGGGTGGATCGCGGGATCATGGAGGACGAGACGGCGTTCCTGGGCTTCCTCGCCTTTGCCTGCGCCGCAATCGCCCTGTTCGTGGGACTGGAAGACCGTCTGCCGCGCTTCAGGCTCCTCGAGCTGCTGGGCGATGCGTCCTACTCGATTTACCTGGTGCACATCTTCGCGGTGGCCGCCGTCGCAGGCGTGCTTCTCAAGCTGCTGGAACCGGAGAATGGCCTGGTGGTCGGCGGAGCCATCGCCCTGGCGATTGCCGGAGGCCTGGTGCTGGGATGGATGGTCTATACCGTGGTGGAAAAGCCGCTGCTGGTGCGGCTGAGACGGTTTGCCTAG
- a CDS encoding proton-conducting transporter membrane subunit, with product MASPTPASEVPMGMLDILTPASDWVIVLPVALALMGAAGLLMFRRSNGTPLIGALIVVAGIIACEIALLLEIVANGPVSMTMGKWLPPFGISLTADLFGASFALAAAVVTLIVLLYAEIDRAEADGRDAFHSMVLLLLAGVTGAFLTGDLFNLYVWFEVMLIASFGLIVQGNRPMQLDGAVKYGFLNFLATTFFLLALGLLYGLLGTLNMSDIMRVAPAANPAAMAGVAALLMLAFGMKAAAFPVNAWLPASYHTPAAAVSALFAGLLTKVGAYAMLRALVAVLPASRELLEPALALVAIATLLIAPLGAIAETNLRRAIGFVVIGGIGAVVAGLAMPSLNGIAGSGLYIFHAILTMTALYMVAGLIEKRTGATDTRQMGGLYAASAPISILFLVLVLAAAGVPPFLGFWPKLLLLDAGLAQGVTGSTPGWVGTAMVLALMINAVLTLIAGTRLWAHMFWRAGPEGQGGEHAAATLVAFDGRGRLAFGATALLVAGIVVVGLWPGPLMDQISIGAADIADPARYVAATGLAGDAP from the coding sequence ATGGCCTCACCGACCCCCGCAAGCGAAGTGCCGATGGGCATGCTCGACATCCTCACCCCCGCAAGCGATTGGGTGATCGTGCTGCCCGTGGCGCTGGCGCTGATGGGAGCCGCGGGGCTCCTGATGTTCCGTCGCAGCAATGGCACGCCGCTGATCGGGGCGCTGATCGTGGTGGCCGGCATCATCGCCTGCGAGATCGCGCTGCTCCTCGAAATCGTGGCCAACGGCCCGGTCAGCATGACCATGGGCAAGTGGCTGCCGCCCTTCGGCATCAGCCTGACCGCGGACCTGTTCGGCGCCAGCTTTGCGCTGGCGGCGGCAGTGGTGACGCTGATCGTGCTGCTCTATGCCGAGATCGACCGTGCCGAGGCGGACGGGCGTGACGCCTTCCATTCCATGGTGCTGCTGCTGCTCGCCGGGGTGACGGGGGCTTTCCTGACGGGCGACCTCTTCAACCTCTATGTGTGGTTCGAGGTCATGCTGATCGCCTCGTTTGGCCTGATCGTGCAGGGCAACCGGCCGATGCAGCTCGACGGGGCGGTCAAATACGGCTTCCTCAATTTCCTGGCCACCACCTTCTTTCTGCTGGCGCTGGGCCTGCTCTACGGCCTCCTGGGCACGCTCAACATGTCGGACATCATGCGCGTGGCGCCCGCCGCCAATCCCGCGGCCATGGCAGGGGTGGCAGCCCTGCTGATGCTGGCCTTCGGCATGAAGGCGGCGGCTTTTCCCGTCAATGCGTGGCTGCCGGCCTCCTATCACACCCCGGCCGCGGCCGTGTCGGCGCTGTTCGCGGGCCTGCTGACCAAGGTCGGTGCCTATGCCATGCTGCGGGCGCTGGTGGCGGTGCTGCCGGCCAGCCGTGAGCTGCTGGAGCCGGCCCTGGCGCTGGTCGCCATTGCCACCTTGCTCATTGCCCCGCTTGGGGCCATCGCCGAGACCAATCTGCGCCGCGCCATCGGCTTTGTGGTCATCGGCGGCATCGGCGCGGTGGTCGCGGGGCTGGCCATGCCCTCGCTCAACGGCATCGCCGGCTCGGGGCTCTATATCTTCCACGCCATCCTGACCATGACGGCGCTCTACATGGTCGCCGGCCTGATCGAGAAGCGCACCGGGGCGACCGATACAAGGCAGATGGGCGGGCTCTATGCGGCCAGCGCGCCGATCTCGATCCTCTTCCTCGTGCTGGTCCTAGCCGCGGCGGGCGTGCCGCCCTTTCTCGGCTTCTGGCCCAAACTGCTCTTGCTCGATGCGGGCCTGGCGCAGGGCGTGACCGGATCGACGCCCGGCTGGGTGGGCACGGCCATGGTGCTGGCGCTGATGATCAATGCGGTGCTCACCCTGATCGCGGGCACGCGGCTCTGGGCGCATATGTTCTGGCGTGCCGGGCCCGAGGGGCAGGGCGGCGAACATGCGGCGGCCACTCTGGTGGCCTTCGATGGCCGTGGCCGCCTGGCCTTCGGCGCGACCGCGCTGCTGGTCGCGGGTATCGTGGTGGTCGGCCTCTGGCCCGGGCCGCTGATGGACCAGATCAGCATCGGGGCCGCCGACATTGCCGACCCGGCGCGCTATGTGGCCGCGACCGGCCTTGCAGGAGACGCACCATGA
- the mnhG gene encoding monovalent cation/H(+) antiporter subunit G, with protein MLSGLELYIGGVLLLVGAVFTLLAAVGVVRLPDLYTRMHAASKAGAVGGGLILLAVAVLSQDAAVSLRAIIGMVFLWLTTPVSAHLLARASYLSGYKPCKETMIDELAPNKEQNSAS; from the coding sequence ATGCTGAGCGGACTGGAGCTCTATATCGGCGGCGTGCTGTTGCTGGTGGGAGCGGTCTTCACCCTGCTGGCGGCCGTGGGCGTCGTCCGGCTGCCCGATCTTTACACGCGCATGCACGCCGCCTCCAAGGCCGGGGCAGTCGGGGGCGGATTGATTCTGCTGGCGGTGGCTGTTCTGAGCCAAGATGCCGCAGTCTCCCTGCGCGCCATTATTGGCATGGTCTTCCTGTGGCTGACCACGCCTGTTTCAGCCCATCTCCTTGCCAGAGCCAGTTATTTGTCCGGCTACAAACCGTGCAAAGAAACTATGATTGATGAACTGGCCCCAAACAAAGAACAAAATTCCGCTTCATAG